One window from the genome of Hemitrygon akajei chromosome 4, sHemAka1.3, whole genome shotgun sequence encodes:
- the ankrd49 gene encoding ankyrin repeat domain-containing protein 49 — protein sequence MNVQEKNSPKVKKSFVAKPLEENKILEEDENQECGPEGVTDFANYFNQLDLLETHRHLIPVGTHSLWHGESDDEEEEAENDAYFKVKEKELENDPANLLLWASEKNQVSIVCRLLSENPDLVNVKDDDHYTPLHRAAYSGHIEVVRKLIAQGADVHARTIDGWTPLHSACKWNNAEIASFLLQHDADVNAQTNGLHTALHLASGSKDTKEVIELLLMNHYINSDLKNNLGETAYDIACRTNIHYYLFEIAEHCTNSVPGPK from the exons ATGAATGTGCAAGAGAAAAATAGTCCTAAGGTGAAGAAATCCTTTGTTGCAAAACCTTTAGAAGAAAACAAAATACTTGAAGAAGATGAAAATCAAGAGTGTGGTCCTGAAGGAGTTACTGACTTTGCAAACTACTTCAATCAACTTGATTTATTAGAGACACATAGACATCTGATACCTGTGGGAACACACAGTTTGTGGCATGGAGAGTCCGATGATGAAGAGGAGGAAGCTGAAAATGATGCTTATTTTAAAGTGAAAGAGAAAGAGCTGGAAAATGACCCAGCAAATCTATTACTTTGGGCATCTGAGAAAAACCAG GTTTCTATAGTATGCAGACTTCTCTCAGAAAACCCAGATCTTGTTAATGTTAAAGATGATGACCACTACACACCACTTCATAGGGCTGCCTACAGTGGTCATATTGAGGTCGTTCGGAAGTTGATAGCTCAAGGAGCAGATGTGCATGCTCGTACTATAGATGGTTGGACACCTTTGCACAGCgcttgtaaatggaacaatgcAGAAATAGCTTCATTTCTTCTGCAGCATGATGCAGATGTCAATGCCCAGACTAATGGTTTACATACAGCATTACATCTTGCTTCAGGAAGTAAAGACACCAAGGAAGTTATTGAATTGTTGTTAATGAATCACTACATCAATTCCGATCTAAAAAATAACTTGGGTGAGACAGCCTATGATATTGCTTGTCGAACAAATATTCATTATTACCTCTTTGAAATTGCAGAACACTGCACAAATTCAGTACCTGGGCCAAAATGA